GAATTAGAAATTGGTAATTAGGAATTTGAGTAGGGTAGAGCAAAACATGTAGTTGCCGATTTATCGGCGAGGTTAAGAGCCCATACAAATGGACTATGTGTCATTGCGAGAAGCCGAAGGCGACGAAGCAATCTCGTTACTCATGTTTGAGATTGCCACGCCCTTACTGCGTTCAGGCTCGCAATGACAAAAACTAAACAAAGGAGGTTTAAAATGGCTGAAGCCAAAGTTTATTCTTTAAGGATAGGCAAGAAGGAAAAAAATGTTTTCAAGAGCAAAGGCGCACGCGGAGCGGCTTTGAAAGCGGCTACACGCGGATTGAAGGATAAAGACGGTCTTATAAAATTAAGAGAACACGGCAAGAAAAAAGACGGCCTTTACCGCATTCACGTTTTTAAAGGCTCAGTGGTAAAAGTTAAGAAACCCGATAATGCTCCCGACTGGATGCCTAATACGATTAACAAGCCAAAGGTAAGTAAAGTTCGTGTGGAAAAGCTAAAAGGAATATAAAAGAAACGATATTAAAAAGTTAAGGAGACAGTTTCTCAACAAAACTGTCTCCTTTTTCTTTTGTCATTCCTGTTCGTTGTTCCCCCTGTCATTCCTGCATGTAGTAAGCAGGAATCCATTTTCTTGTGAGCTGTCATTCCTGCATGTAGTAAGCAGGAATCCAATGATGTCCTTCTTTTCCCCAGGGGTAAACTCCTCTTTTTGTCATTCCCGCGAACGCGGGAATCTAAGAATACAAACTCTATCAGGAATCCATTCTTGCAAGCTGTCATTCCTGCGCAAGCAGGAATCCATTCCATTTATAGCAAAGCGTCATATAAATCTGCCCAAGTAGGATTGTCTTTCTCAATCAATTGTATTTTCCAAGTTCTTTTCCATTTTTTTATGCATTTTTCACGATGGATTGCACTATTTATATCTTCAGTGGTTTCAAAATACACTAAACGATGCACATTATACTTTTGGGTAAAACCTTCAACTAAATTATGTTTATGTCCATATACTCTCTTAATCAAATCATTCGTAACACCTATACACAATGTGCCGTTTTTCCTACTTGCCAGTATATATACAAAATATTGTTTATGCATTGTTTACCGAATATTTGCCGAAATGTATTTTTTTAGATTCCCGATAAAAGCTATTCGGGAATGACACACTTCGTCATAAATAGATTTGTCCCCAAGTGTTTCTATTGGGGATAAAAACCCCTCATTCCTGTATGTAGTAAGCAAAAATCCATCCTTGTAAGCTGTCATTCCTGCCCCTGTTCCCCGTTTTCACGAGGACAAGTTTCACAGGGGTAAACTCCCCTTTTTGTCATTCCCGCGAATGTTTACCCGCCAATCTTTAGTGGCAGGCGGGAATCTAAGAATACAAACTCCAGCAGGAATCCATCCTTGTGAGCTGTCATTCCTGCATGTAGTAAGCAGGAATCCATTTTTTTGTTATTGTTTTAATGCCTCGCCCTTTAGAAAGGATTTAATCAGTTGCCGAATATCAACGATATCCAATTCCCAAGATAATGAGTTATGAATATAACCAATGAAGCGATAAACAGATGTTCAAAAATTACTTTCCAAGTTTTTGCATTTTGTTCTCTGGCAATTTTGAAACTAAAAATGCCTAATATCGTCAATCCCCAAACTACACTTACGACGATTGCTACTGAAAGTTCCAATAACAAAACGGGAATAACAAATGTCAATGCAAAAATGAACTTTGTAATGAATGTGGAAATCGTCGATACCCATATCTGTTTGGTAGTGTGCTTGTTTTCGGACTCCTCGCTAATATGAATACCTAATGCGTCCGAGAAAGCGTCTGCCACGGCAATTATCAATATGCCGCCTATAACAGCTTGTTTTGAATGAGTGCCGGCATTCAATCCCACCATCAAACCGAGCGTCGTTATCGTCGCAGAAGTCAAGCCGAAACTAAAACCTGTTTTTATCGAATGATTCATGACATAATTATACTATAAAAAGTTGTTATTTGACTGTATATGCAAACGGCTTTATAATCGTCAAACTTAGACCTGAGACCGAAGAAATAAGATACATAGATATACAGTAGATATAAAGGGAAATAAATAGATATACATGGAGATAATAAAAATCAAAAAATAGAGATACAATAGATATATGTTGTTAAAGGATTGGAAACTAAAAAAAATTACATACTATAACTTTAAAAAACTAATGATAGCGACAACGTATTTCAATTTATTTCAACACATTTCCATATATTTCTAATTTTACTGTAGCTGCCGATTTATCGGCATATTAAACCAATTCATTGGCAAGCAGGCAAGCGTAAAGCGCTCCGATGTAACATCGGAGCCATTTACGGTTTACCAATTACGAAAATATGAATTATCCTTTTAAAGAAATAGAAAAAAAGTGGCAGAAATTTTGGGAAGATAACAATTCCTCTCAGGCACAAGATTTCTCCGAAAAACAAAAATTTTATATCTTAATCGAATTCCCATACCCTTCAGGAGACGGGCTTCATGTAGGTCATTGCAGAAGCTATTCCGCATTAGACACCATATCCCGCAAGAAAAGAATGAATGGATTTAATGTCCTATATCCCATAGGTTGGGATGCATTCGGTCTGCCTACGGAGAATTACGCAATAAAAAATGGTATACATCCCGAAGTCGCCACAGCGAAAAATATTGCAAACTTCAAAAAAAGTCTAAAAAGTTTAGGTATGTCTTTTGACTGGAGTAGGGAAGTAGATACTACCGACCCGAAATACTACAAATGGACACAATGGATATTTCTGCAACTGTTCAAAAAGGATATGGCTTATCAATCCGAAATACCGATTAACTGGTGTCCGTCCTGCAAAATCGGGCTTGCAAACGAAGAAGTAGTGCAAGGCAAGTGCGAAAGATGCGGAGCCGAAGTAGAACGCAGAGAACAGAAACAATGGATGTTGAAAATTACCAAATATGCAGACAGATTAATTGACGATTTAAAAGACCTTGATTATCTGGAAAAAATCAAACTTCAGCAGATTAATTGGATTGGCAAAAGTTTCGGCACGGAGATTGATTTTAAAATAGCTAATGCGGAAGATAAAATCAGCGTATTTACAACAAGAGCAGACACGCTTTTTGGTGTAACAGCAATCGTATTAGCGCCGGAACATCCTATCGTCACTTTGCTCCTCAAGGACAGAGGACAGAAGACAGAGGACAGAAGACAGAGGACAGAAATAAAAAACTACATTAAAGAATCCAAAACAAAAAGTGAATTTGAAAGAACAAAAATAGAAAAAGAAAAAACAGGCGTTTTCACCGGCTCTTATTGTATCCATCCTCTAACTAAAGAAAAGGTGCCTGTCTGGATAGGCGATTATGTAATTGCCACTTACGGCGGCGGCGCTGTAATGGTAGTCCCCGCGCACGATTACAGGGATTACGACTTTGCCAAGAAATATAAAATTGATGTTAAAGAAGTTGTATCGGCCTGCCCGCCAAATCTTGCTGGGCGGGGCGGAAATATATCAAAAGATGCGTTTGTTGATTACGGCACCTTAATCAATTCAGGCCATTTTGATGGACTCTCTTCAGAGGGAGCAATAGAAAAAATCACCGAATGGCTCAAAACAAAGAACTTAGGTCGCAAGATAATCCAGTATAAACTCCGCGACTGGATATTCTCACGTCAGCATTATTGGGGCGAACCGATACCCATAATTCACTGCGATAAATGTGGAATAGTGCCTGTTCCCGAAGGAGATTTACCCGTAAAACTCCCTTATGTTGAAAAATACGAGCCCACAGCGACAGGCGAATCGCCTTTGGCGGATATCAAAGAATGGGTTAATGTAAAATGCCCTAAATGCAAAGCAGATGCTAAGAGAGAAACAGACACAATGCCTAACTGGGCGGGCTCAAATTGGTACTTTATGCGCTATACCGATGCCAAAAACGACAAAGCTTTGGCAGACCCCAAAAAACTTAAATATTGGATGCCTGTGGACTGGTATAACGGCGGAATGGAACACACGACACTGCATTTGTTATATTCTCGCTTCATATACAAATTCCTATACGATATCGGTGTTGCTCCGACTTGCGAACCTTACCAAAAACGGACAGCTCACGGCATGGTCTTGGCTGAAGACGGAAGAAAAATGTCAAAGTCATTCGGCAATGTAATCAACCCCGACGACATCATCAAAACCTACGGCGCAGATACTTTAAGAATATACGAACTGTTTATGGGACCTTTTGATCAGGCAATCTCCTGGAATACGCATGGCGTAAAA
The sequence above is drawn from the bacterium genome and encodes:
- a CDS encoding chromosomal protein MC1, yielding MAEAKVYSLRIGKKEKNVFKSKGARGAALKAATRGLKDKDGLIKLREHGKKKDGLYRIHVFKGSVVKVKKPDNAPDWMPNTINKPKVSKVRVEKLKGI
- a CDS encoding GIY-YIG nuclease family protein translates to MHKQYFVYILASRKNGTLCIGVTNDLIKRVYGHKHNLVEGFTQKYNVHRLVYFETTEDINSAIHREKCIKKWKRTWKIQLIEKDNPTWADLYDALL
- a CDS encoding leucine--tRNA ligase; protein product: MNYPFKEIEKKWQKFWEDNNSSQAQDFSEKQKFYILIEFPYPSGDGLHVGHCRSYSALDTISRKKRMNGFNVLYPIGWDAFGLPTENYAIKNGIHPEVATAKNIANFKKSLKSLGMSFDWSREVDTTDPKYYKWTQWIFLQLFKKDMAYQSEIPINWCPSCKIGLANEEVVQGKCERCGAEVERREQKQWMLKITKYADRLIDDLKDLDYLEKIKLQQINWIGKSFGTEIDFKIANAEDKISVFTTRADTLFGVTAIVLAPEHPIVTLLLKDRGQKTEDRRQRTEIKNYIKESKTKSEFERTKIEKEKTGVFTGSYCIHPLTKEKVPVWIGDYVIATYGGGAVMVVPAHDYRDYDFAKKYKIDVKEVVSACPPNLAGRGGNISKDAFVDYGTLINSGHFDGLSSEGAIEKITEWLKTKNLGRKIIQYKLRDWIFSRQHYWGEPIPIIHCDKCGIVPVPEGDLPVKLPYVEKYEPTATGESPLADIKEWVNVKCPKCKADAKRETDTMPNWAGSNWYFMRYTDAKNDKALADPKKLKYWMPVDWYNGGMEHTTLHLLYSRFIYKFLYDIGVAPTCEPYQKRTAHGMVLAEDGRKMSKSFGNVINPDDIIKTYGADTLRIYELFMGPFDQAISWNTHGVKGVYRFLERLWNLTLECAKNEKSDDEAIREIHKLNKKICDDLDKVKFNTPIAAFMEFINFGYANKEKLGKDVIKRMILLLAPFAPHTTEELWERVGGEPSVFNNAYPQYDEKLIKEETVTVIVQINGKLRATLQVDRNISEENLKKLALADPHIQKHTEGKQIRKTIVVKGKLVNFVVG